GATCATGGACACGTTGTTGAGGCCTGCAAGGATAGTCTCAGAAAACTTCAATTGGATTATCTGGATTTATATCTAGTTCACTTTCCTGTTCCTACAAGGCACACTGgtatataagttttttttatatttattcttttttttctttctatatataattaaagtGATAAtactaaaaagataaaaaataaaataagtcaaATTTgtcttattaaatatttattaattttaataataattaataaatattaaataagaccaattttaattattttttatgaatttttattgtTACTAAATGTTTTTGTAGTTAGAATTGACTCTGAATTTTGCCTTGATAAACAACACAGAGGACAAAGTCATCTACCCATTAATTTGAAATTACTAATTTGCCCCACACCATTATGAAAACGTAATAAAATCCATGCATGTATGGGCTGACTGTGTgtccattttttttctataaatgtATCCATGCAGATAATAATGTTGTTTGAGATTGTAGATAGCCAATGCAGTTGttgaaattattaattaagaatagttaaatgatttaatatatttaattacattattatttaataattttaattaataattttacatgAAAATAATTACACGTGAATTTCTATGGTTATTAAGGTGATATTGAACATGCATGCAGCTATTGGCAAAACTGCAAGTGTTTTGGGTGAGGATGGGGTGTTGGACATAGATACCACTATATCCCTAGAAACTACGTGGCGCGCTATGGAAGATCTTGTTTCAATGGGCTTGGTTCGTAGCATTGGAATCAGGTACAGTTATTACAATCTTCACTGTTGTTGGTTGCTGATTAATTCTTGGACAAATTCTAGCAAAATAAAATGTGATAGAGAGTTTTTCTTACAGCAACTATGGTGTGATTATGGTAAGAGATTGTTTAGCATATTCCAAGATAAAGCCTGCTGTGAATCAAATTGAAACCCACCCATACTTCCAGCGAGATTCGCTCGTCAAGTTTTGCCAGAAGCATGGGGTTTGTGTCACAGCTCATACTCCTCTTGGAGGTGCTGCGGCTAATACTGAATTGTTTGGTACAGTTTCATGTTTAGATGACCAACTTCTAAAggtaatttaatcaattttctaGTTTCCAAACACTAAATGCCAGGCATTGCTTATTCCAAACCACTAAGAAGCAAACTCGAccaatttatattatttgtaacAGGACACGAAAATTAGCCATCAAATTAgacattaatataaaatatatattaaaatataaaataaatattaaaaataaattaaacaatatataaatttatatattatttatatataaatatataataattgattttaataatgtATACTTAGCATTTTTGTAAGTCTATGCAGTAAAACTTGTTTAATAAAACCAgacttgttgttgttgttgttgttgttgaaagcATTTTGGATACTGAATTAATGAATTAACTTTGGAACTTTCAGGGCCTGGCtggaaaatataaaagaacTGCTGCACAAATTGCTCTTCGT
The genomic region above belongs to Arachis duranensis cultivar V14167 chromosome 3, aradu.V14167.gnm2.J7QH, whole genome shotgun sequence and contains:
- the LOC107476615 gene encoding NADP-dependent D-sorbitol-6-phosphate dehydrogenase-like: MATTLNSGFTMPIIGLGVWRMESQQVKDLILNAIKIGYRHFDCAAKYKNEEEVGEALKEAFTSGLVKREDLFITTKLWNSDHGHVVEACKDSLRKLQLDYLDLYLVHFPVPTRHTAIGKTASVLGEDGVLDIDTTISLETTWRAMEDLVSMGLVRSIGISNYGVIMVRDCLAYSKIKPAVNQIETHPYFQRDSLVKFCQKHGVCVTAHTPLGGAAANTELFGTVSCLDDQLLKGLAGKYKRTAAQIALRWGIQRKTVVIPKSSKWERLKENFQVFDFELSKEDMELIGNLDKKYRTNQPAKFWGIDIYG